A DNA window from Paenibacillus andongensis contains the following coding sequences:
- the yfmH gene encoding EF-P 5-aminopentanol modification-associated protein YfmH, with protein sequence MQVIPYPHLGETIYHEKLDNGLHVFVLPKDGFQKTYATFTTQFGSVDNFFQVEGKESVQVPDGIAHFLEHKMFEEPEGDIFATFASNGASANAFTSFDRTAYLFSSTDHYLTNLTTLINFVQNPYFTDENVEKEKGIIGQEIKMYEDNADWRSYYGLIESLYAKHPIHIDIAGTVESIAEISKETLYECYNTFYHPSNMSLFVVGGVDPEEVISLVKENQAAKTFPPQGNIQRYFPEEPLEVKEARRVTLLPVSLPKCLIGFKEPAPSVSGKDLLVKELTTKLMLDVLFSSSSDIYQALYDEQLISDNFGHEYNCSEGYAFSILGGDTKDPDQLVARIREEVEKRKDSGLDEITFERSRKKKIGNFLRMMNSPESIANEFTKYRFKDIDLFDILPVYEQITLEDVNRRFREHFDWSRLAISIVQSRKPS encoded by the coding sequence ATGCAGGTTATTCCTTATCCACACCTTGGTGAAACCATTTATCACGAGAAGCTTGATAATGGGCTACATGTATTTGTTCTACCCAAAGATGGTTTCCAGAAAACTTATGCGACGTTCACGACGCAATTCGGATCTGTTGACAACTTTTTTCAAGTAGAAGGGAAAGAGTCAGTTCAAGTTCCGGATGGTATTGCTCATTTTCTGGAGCACAAAATGTTTGAGGAACCTGAAGGTGACATTTTCGCTACTTTCGCTTCTAACGGCGCTTCGGCTAATGCTTTCACAAGCTTTGATCGGACGGCGTACTTATTTTCATCTACGGATCACTATTTAACCAATTTAACGACATTAATTAATTTTGTGCAAAATCCTTATTTTACAGATGAAAATGTAGAAAAGGAAAAAGGGATTATCGGTCAAGAGATTAAAATGTACGAAGATAATGCGGATTGGAGAAGCTATTATGGATTAATTGAATCCTTATATGCTAAGCATCCTATCCATATTGATATTGCTGGAACTGTAGAATCCATTGCCGAAATATCAAAAGAAACCTTATATGAGTGCTACAACACTTTCTATCATCCCAGCAATATGAGCTTGTTTGTAGTTGGAGGCGTAGATCCAGAAGAGGTTATTTCGTTAGTTAAAGAGAATCAAGCTGCCAAAACGTTTCCACCACAAGGCAATATCCAACGATATTTCCCAGAAGAGCCTTTGGAAGTGAAGGAAGCGCGCAGAGTCACTCTCCTTCCTGTTTCACTGCCAAAATGTTTAATCGGATTCAAAGAACCTGCACCTTCCGTAAGCGGAAAGGACTTGTTAGTTAAAGAATTAACGACGAAATTAATGTTAGATGTTTTGTTCAGTTCAAGCTCTGATATTTATCAGGCACTATATGATGAGCAATTGATTTCTGATAATTTTGGTCATGAATATAATTGCAGCGAGGGATATGCGTTCTCTATTCTTGGAGGAGATACCAAAGATCCGGACCAACTAGTAGCACGTATACGCGAAGAGGTTGAGAAACGTAAGGATTCTGGACTTGATGAAATCACTTTCGAGCGAAGCCGTAAGAAGAAAATTGGTAATTTCCTACGGATGATGAACTCACCGGAATCTATTGCGAATGAATTCACTAAATACCGATTCAAAGATATTGATTTATTCGATATATTGCCTGTTTACGAGCAAATTACACTTGAAGATGTGAACCGTCGATTCCGCGAGCACTTTGATTGGAGCAGACTTGCTATCTCAATTGTGCAAAGTCGTAAGCCATCGTGA
- the ymfI gene encoding elongation factor P 5-aminopentanone reductase — protein MTFPKPFSEQTVLITGASRGIGAAIAERFAAVGMNVVIHYRESHEAANEVARSCMKHGAKVLTVSADVISREQIYKMQEKLEQRDMVPDIIVNNAGISHFGLLSDVSEEDWDQVMNVNLKGAFLCTQTFMTAMVKQKYGRIINVSSIWGISGASCEVVYSTAKGGLNAFTKALAKELAPSGVTVNAVAPGAVQTEMMAGFQPEEREAIANEIPAGRFALPDEVASLVYFLALPESGYITGQIISPNGGWLT, from the coding sequence GTGACGTTTCCTAAGCCATTCAGTGAACAAACAGTTCTGATAACAGGGGCTAGCCGGGGGATTGGTGCAGCCATTGCTGAGCGCTTTGCCGCGGTAGGTATGAATGTTGTTATACACTACCGCGAGTCGCATGAAGCTGCTAATGAAGTGGCCAGATCCTGCATGAAGCATGGCGCCAAAGTATTAACCGTATCCGCGGATGTAATATCTCGTGAACAAATCTACAAGATGCAAGAAAAGCTGGAACAAAGAGACATGGTCCCTGATATTATCGTAAACAATGCAGGAATTTCGCACTTTGGTTTGCTTTCTGATGTAAGCGAAGAAGATTGGGACCAAGTGATGAATGTTAATCTTAAAGGCGCCTTTCTTTGTACACAAACGTTCATGACTGCAATGGTCAAACAAAAGTATGGCCGCATTATTAACGTATCCTCTATATGGGGCATCTCAGGTGCCTCCTGTGAGGTTGTATACTCAACAGCCAAAGGTGGGTTGAACGCCTTCACAAAGGCATTAGCGAAGGAACTGGCACCTTCTGGTGTGACGGTGAATGCCGTAGCGCCTGGTGCAGTTCAGACCGAAATGATGGCAGGTTTTCAGCCCGAGGAGCGGGAAGCGATTGCCAATGAAATTCCGGCAGGTCGTTTTGCATTGCCTGATGAAGTTGCTTCACTTGTATACTTTCTAGCACTTCCTGAATCCGGTTATATTACGGGTCAAATCATAAGTCCGAACGGTGGATGGTTAACCTGA
- a CDS encoding DUF3243 domain-containing protein produces MATVLKVFDKWKEFLAERVSQAGHAGMSEETISKLAFQIGEFLANKVDPENEQERVLKELWDAGDEQEKRTIARLMVKLVDKG; encoded by the coding sequence ATGGCTACTGTACTTAAAGTATTTGATAAGTGGAAAGAGTTTTTGGCTGAACGTGTGAGTCAGGCTGGACATGCGGGGATGAGTGAAGAAACCATTTCTAAACTCGCTTTTCAAATTGGTGAATTTCTAGCTAATAAAGTAGATCCCGAAAATGAACAAGAGCGAGTGCTCAAAGAGCTATGGGATGCAGGGGATGAGCAAGAAAAGCGTACAATTGCCCGCCTCATGGTAAAATTAGTAGACAAAGGTTAA
- a CDS encoding DUF3388 domain-containing protein, whose translation MEYKIHKNRPGLLGDIASLMGMLDINIVTINGVEDRTRGMLLQTNDEEKIDLMGKMLRKVDNITITALRPPKLVDILAVRHGRYIERDSDDRKTFRFTRDELGLLVDFLGEIFKREGNQVVGLRGMPRVGKTESIIAGSVCANKRWTFVSSTLLRQTVRSQLSEDEMTPNNVYIIDGIVSTIRSNEKHYSLLQEIMGMPSTKVIEHPDIFIRESEYTYNHFDYIIELRNSPDEEINYDSFTYTSEPF comes from the coding sequence ATGGAGTACAAAATTCACAAAAACCGTCCCGGCTTATTAGGGGATATTGCCTCCTTGATGGGGATGCTGGATATTAATATTGTGACCATCAATGGGGTAGAAGATCGTACACGTGGTATGCTTCTACAAACCAATGATGAAGAAAAAATTGACTTAATGGGTAAAATGCTAAGAAAAGTAGATAATATTACTATTACTGCTCTTAGACCCCCAAAACTTGTTGATATTTTAGCAGTCCGTCATGGTCGGTATATTGAGCGTGATTCGGATGATCGCAAAACATTCCGTTTTACTCGTGATGAATTGGGATTATTAGTTGACTTCCTTGGTGAGATTTTCAAGCGAGAAGGGAACCAAGTTGTTGGCCTACGCGGAATGCCGCGTGTCGGTAAAACGGAGTCGATTATTGCAGGAAGTGTATGCGCAAACAAACGTTGGACTTTCGTTTCCTCTACATTACTCAGACAAACCGTGCGCAGTCAACTGTCGGAAGATGAAATGACTCCAAATAATGTATATATTATTGATGGTATTGTTTCCACCATACGTTCCAATGAGAAGCATTACAGCCTTTTGCAGGAGATTATGGGGATGCCTTCTACGAAGGTTATCGAGCATCCGGATATATTTATTCGGGAGTCGGAATACACATATAATCACTTCGATTATATTATTGAGCTGCGAAATAGCCCAGATGAAGAAATCAATTATGATTCATTTACGTATACGTCCGAACCTTTTTAA
- a CDS encoding helix-turn-helix domain-containing protein — MSDLGYILRKTRQEKKISLDDLQEVTKIRKRYLEAIEEGNYKVLPGSFYVRAFIKSYAEAVGLDPAEVLNMYQTTNPSPVVEKPVVETIRKNRTSVRNTEKLSRWASGTMFVCFILLIFGIVYYYTYKNYKGTPADEKPSQTQSPRITDTTNPATSPAPSTTMNTSGDGKVAPLSTPIPTPAPTPTPSVQVKFSTSEKGVDNYTITGASNLDIQMKITGSCWIRVDSLTEAGGKEMLRQKLYKAGDTDSFDLTSSAYLNVGAASALELTVNGTVVPVGDTPNPKRVQLNLQKS, encoded by the coding sequence ATGTCTGATCTCGGATACATTTTACGCAAAACACGCCAGGAAAAGAAGATCTCGCTTGACGATCTTCAAGAAGTTACGAAAATTCGTAAACGATATCTGGAAGCGATTGAAGAAGGAAACTACAAGGTTCTGCCAGGCAGTTTCTATGTACGTGCTTTTATTAAAAGCTACGCCGAGGCGGTGGGACTTGATCCTGCTGAAGTTCTTAACATGTACCAAACAACGAATCCATCACCAGTTGTAGAGAAACCAGTTGTAGAAACGATTCGTAAAAATAGAACGAGTGTCCGTAATACCGAGAAATTGAGCCGTTGGGCTTCTGGTACGATGTTTGTCTGTTTCATTCTGCTTATATTCGGTATCGTATACTACTATACGTACAAGAATTATAAGGGGACGCCTGCAGACGAAAAACCTTCCCAAACGCAATCTCCGAGAATCACAGATACTACGAATCCAGCGACTAGCCCTGCTCCTAGTACGACAATGAATACGTCCGGTGACGGTAAAGTGGCGCCTCTTTCGACTCCAATACCGACACCAGCACCTACACCAACGCCATCTGTTCAAGTTAAGTTTAGCACTAGCGAGAAAGGTGTAGATAATTACACGATAACCGGCGCTTCCAATCTGGATATTCAGATGAAAATAACAGGTTCTTGTTGGATTCGTGTGGATTCTCTTACTGAGGCAGGCGGTAAAGAAATGCTTAGACAGAAGCTTTACAAAGCCGGTGACACAGACTCTTTTGATTTAACCAGTTCAGCGTATTTAAATGTAGGTGCAGCCAGTGCTTTAGAACTTACTGTGAATGGTACGGTCGTTCCTGTCGGGGATACACCAAACCCTAAAAGGGTACAGCTCAATTTGCAAAAAAGCTAG
- a CDS encoding YajQ family cyclic di-GMP-binding protein: MSSECSFDIVSKVDMQELNNAIQQAEKEILTRFDFKGSKSSIKLDKDQLVVTSDDEFKLQNVLDIMHAKMTKRGISIKNLEYSKVEPAAGSTVRQKISMKQGVDQENSKKINILIRDSKLKVKTQIQGDQIRVTGKSRDDLQAVIALLRKAEIPLDLQFVNLK, encoded by the coding sequence ATGAGTTCAGAATGCTCGTTTGATATCGTATCCAAGGTGGATATGCAGGAACTAAACAACGCCATTCAGCAGGCGGAAAAAGAGATTCTTACCCGCTTTGACTTTAAAGGTAGTAAGAGCAGCATTAAATTAGATAAGGACCAGCTTGTTGTCACTTCCGATGATGAGTTTAAGCTTCAGAATGTTCTTGATATTATGCATGCCAAAATGACAAAGCGTGGTATCTCGATTAAGAATCTCGAGTACAGTAAAGTCGAACCAGCGGCTGGTTCCACTGTAAGGCAGAAAATTAGCATGAAACAAGGTGTCGATCAGGAGAACTCGAAAAAAATTAACATCCTTATTCGTGACTCCAAACTTAAAGTTAAGACGCAAATCCAAGGTGATCAAATCCGCGTAACCGGGAAGAGTCGAGATGATTTACAAGCTGTTATTGCGCTTTTGCGTAAGGCGGAAATTCCTCTTGATTTACAATTTGTAAACTTGAAATAG
- the rimO gene encoding 30S ribosomal protein S12 methylthiotransferase RimO: MTEKVKVVTLGCEKNLVDSEIMSGLIHGRGFQLVDNKEDATVIIVNTCGFIDAAKEESVNTILDMAELKQTANLKALIVSGCLTQRYKKQLMEEMPEIDGIVGTGDFDKINHIVDEALRGKKPVLVGNPVFNYDADLPRLMTTPRYTAYVKIAEGCDNACTFCSIPIMRGSFKSRSMESIVAEVANLAAQGVKEISLIAQDSTNYGTDLYDGFMLPTLLNKVSEVEGIEWVRLHYAYPGFFSDELIAVMASNPKVCKYIDMPLQHSEDSILKRMRRPGRQKDTRELVRKIREAIPDVALRTSLIVGFPGETEQDFENLKQFVRDVQFDRLGVFAYSKEDDTPAARLPDQVPDDVKEYRANAIMEIQREISNLRGGRRIGQEIDVLIERYDGRSDVYIGRSQFDAPEIDGEVFVSNAKLNIGELAKVRITHSYEFDLSGEVIA; the protein is encoded by the coding sequence ATGACAGAAAAGGTTAAAGTAGTTACTCTCGGATGCGAAAAGAATTTGGTCGATTCCGAGATTATGTCAGGATTAATTCATGGCCGTGGTTTTCAACTTGTTGATAACAAGGAAGATGCCACTGTCATTATCGTGAACACTTGCGGGTTCATTGATGCAGCGAAAGAAGAATCCGTTAATACAATTTTGGATATGGCAGAACTAAAGCAAACAGCGAATCTCAAGGCGCTAATCGTCTCCGGATGTCTTACACAACGCTACAAAAAGCAGTTGATGGAAGAAATGCCAGAGATTGATGGCATTGTGGGTACTGGAGATTTCGATAAAATCAACCATATCGTAGATGAAGCGCTTCGCGGAAAGAAACCGGTTCTTGTTGGGAATCCGGTGTTTAATTATGATGCGGACCTGCCAAGACTTATGACTACTCCACGATATACAGCCTATGTGAAAATTGCAGAAGGCTGCGATAACGCATGTACATTCTGCAGTATTCCAATCATGCGAGGCAGCTTCAAAAGCAGAAGTATGGAGTCCATCGTTGCGGAAGTAGCCAATCTTGCTGCTCAAGGCGTTAAAGAAATAAGTTTAATTGCGCAGGATTCCACGAATTATGGCACAGATCTTTATGATGGCTTTATGCTGCCTACCTTGCTGAATAAAGTAAGTGAAGTGGAAGGCATCGAGTGGGTGCGGCTGCACTATGCTTACCCTGGATTCTTTAGCGATGAACTGATTGCCGTGATGGCATCTAATCCAAAGGTATGTAAGTACATCGATATGCCGCTTCAACATAGTGAAGATTCTATTCTTAAACGGATGCGTAGACCTGGTCGCCAGAAGGATACACGTGAATTAGTTCGTAAAATTCGTGAAGCGATTCCGGATGTCGCCCTACGTACCTCACTCATTGTAGGTTTCCCAGGTGAAACCGAGCAGGACTTCGAAAACTTGAAACAATTTGTTCGCGACGTTCAGTTTGATCGTCTTGGAGTTTTTGCCTATTCCAAGGAAGATGATACGCCAGCAGCACGTTTACCGGACCAAGTTCCTGATGATGTAAAAGAGTATCGCGCGAACGCGATTATGGAAATTCAACGTGAAATCTCGAATCTGCGTGGCGGACGTCGCATTGGGCAGGAAATTGATGTGCTGATCGAAAGATACGATGGCAGAAGTGATGTATATATTGGACGTTCCCAATTTGATGCTCCTGAGATTGATGGAGAAGTATTCGTGTCGAATGCGAAACTTAACATTGGTGAACTAGCTAAAGTTCGTATTACCCACTCTTATGAGTTTGACTTATCCGGGGAGGTAATTGCATGA
- the pgsA gene encoding CDP-diacylglycerol--glycerol-3-phosphate 3-phosphatidyltransferase, giving the protein MNLANRITVARILLVPIIMFFLLIKVKFPHIRIEEFSITYNQIIAALIFIIAASTDSLDGYIARKRNLVTNLGKLLDPLADKLLVTAVLVSLVEMGKVDAWIVIVIISREWAVTGLRQIALLEGTVMAASKWGKAKTAAQITAIIALLINNFPFTFLHFPFDVIASWVAAIITVYSGVEYFVKNKHVIDFSEKAQ; this is encoded by the coding sequence ATGAACCTAGCTAACCGCATCACCGTGGCGAGGATTTTATTAGTACCTATTATCATGTTTTTTCTGTTGATTAAGGTGAAATTCCCTCATATACGGATAGAGGAATTTAGCATAACGTATAATCAAATTATTGCGGCTCTAATTTTCATTATTGCAGCGAGTACAGACAGTTTAGATGGTTACATTGCCAGAAAACGTAATCTTGTAACCAACTTGGGTAAGCTGCTTGATCCTTTAGCGGATAAACTGCTTGTTACGGCTGTGCTTGTCTCATTAGTGGAAATGGGTAAAGTAGATGCTTGGATTGTTATTGTCATTATCAGTAGAGAGTGGGCCGTCACAGGACTTCGCCAAATTGCTCTATTGGAAGGCACCGTGATGGCAGCTAGCAAATGGGGTAAAGCGAAGACAGCAGCTCAGATTACAGCCATCATTGCACTACTTATCAATAATTTTCCTTTTACGTTTCTGCACTTCCCTTTTGATGTTATAGCTAGTTGGGTAGCAGCAATTATTACCGTGTATTCGGGTGTGGAGTACTTTGTAAAGAATAAGCATGTCATAGATTTTTCAGAAAAGGCGCAATAG
- a CDS encoding competence/damage-inducible protein A, protein MKAEIIAVGTELLLGQIVNTNAQFLSRECAAIGVDMYFQTVVGDNEQRLLESFKLAASRADVVICTGGLGPTQDDLTKDVLAAFVGRELIMHEPSMKTITDMFQSRGIHMVESNRRQAMMIEGSDPLHNETGLAVGVAFTYEETHFILLPGPPKEMKPMFTKYAVPWLRARMTDEIPLYSKMLKFAGIGESNLEHQLIDLIQAQTDPTIAPYAKESEVTIRLTTRAKSAAEGERNLQATEQEIRTRLGEHLYADQDVPIETIVLQLLGEKNQTLAVAESCTGGLLSDMITAISGSSQSFLGGIICYSNALKHKLLGVPMEVLEGKGSPGAVSSETAALLAEQLITVTGCDFGLSVTGVAGPSPSEGKPVGLVYIGFAQKNIATKVVTLQLSGNRESIKHRAAKSALYQLWKQLKDS, encoded by the coding sequence ATGAAAGCAGAAATAATCGCAGTTGGAACGGAACTTTTACTAGGCCAAATTGTAAATACGAATGCTCAATTTCTCTCCAGAGAATGTGCTGCGATTGGCGTAGATATGTATTTCCAAACCGTCGTTGGTGATAATGAACAGAGATTGCTAGAAAGCTTCAAATTAGCTGCTTCAAGGGCTGATGTCGTTATTTGTACAGGCGGTCTTGGACCTACGCAGGATGATTTGACGAAGGATGTACTTGCTGCATTTGTAGGCCGTGAATTGATTATGCATGAGCCCTCTATGAAAACAATTACGGATATGTTTCAGTCGCGCGGGATCCATATGGTTGAAAGCAACAGACGACAAGCGATGATGATAGAGGGAAGTGATCCTTTACATAATGAAACAGGGCTTGCTGTTGGTGTTGCATTTACATACGAAGAGACACATTTCATTCTTTTACCAGGCCCGCCAAAAGAAATGAAGCCAATGTTCACCAAGTATGCAGTTCCTTGGCTGCGTGCACGGATGACGGATGAGATTCCGCTTTATTCCAAAATGCTTAAATTTGCCGGTATCGGTGAGTCTAACTTGGAACATCAACTAATTGATCTTATCCAAGCTCAAACCGACCCAACGATTGCTCCTTATGCCAAAGAAAGCGAAGTGACGATTCGCTTAACAACACGTGCAAAGTCAGCTGCAGAAGGTGAACGGAATCTTCAAGCGACCGAACAAGAGATTAGAACGCGATTAGGTGAGCATCTCTATGCCGACCAAGATGTTCCTATCGAGACGATTGTACTGCAATTGCTTGGTGAGAAGAACCAGACACTTGCTGTGGCTGAAAGCTGCACAGGCGGCCTGCTAAGTGATATGATTACTGCGATATCGGGGAGTTCCCAATCTTTCCTTGGAGGAATTATTTGTTATTCGAACGCCTTGAAGCATAAGCTTCTTGGTGTTCCAATGGAAGTGCTTGAAGGGAAGGGTTCCCCAGGTGCTGTTAGCAGCGAGACAGCTGCCCTTTTAGCGGAGCAATTGATTACTGTGACTGGATGTGACTTTGGGCTGTCCGTCACGGGTGTAGCCGGTCCTAGTCCGTCAGAAGGCAAACCTGTAGGACTTGTTTATATAGGTTTTGCTCAAAAGAATATAGCAACAAAGGTAGTTACTTTGCAGCTATCTGGCAATCGGGAGTCGATAAAGCATAGAGCAGCCAAAAGTGCGCTCTATCAATTATGGAAACAGTTGAAAGATAGCTAG
- the recA gene encoding recombinase RecA — translation MSDRRAALDNALRQIEKQFGKGSIMKLGESTHMQVETISSGALALDIALGIGGFPRGRIIEVYGPESSGKTTVALHAIAEVQKTGGQAAFIDAEHALDPSYASKLGINIDELLLSQPDTGEQALEIAEALVRSGAVDIIVIDSVAALVPKAEIEGDMGDSHVGLQARLMSQALRKLSGAINKSKVIAIFINQLREKVGVMFGNPETTPGGRALKFYSSVRLDVRRVETIKQGNDMVGNRTRIKVVKNKVAPPFKQAEVDIMYGEGISREGSIIDIGTEMDIVNKSGAWYSYEGERLGQGRENAKQFLKENKSISETIELRIRENSNLIKVVAPNVDEEDDELEPDFE, via the coding sequence TTGTCAGATCGTCGCGCAGCACTTGATAATGCTTTACGTCAAATTGAGAAACAGTTCGGAAAAGGCTCCATCATGAAGCTTGGAGAATCTACACATATGCAAGTTGAAACGATTTCATCTGGAGCTCTTGCTCTTGATATCGCTCTTGGTATAGGTGGGTTTCCACGTGGAAGAATTATAGAAGTATACGGACCCGAGTCTTCCGGTAAAACGACGGTAGCTCTACACGCTATCGCAGAAGTACAGAAGACTGGTGGACAAGCAGCTTTTATCGATGCGGAGCACGCATTGGATCCTTCTTATGCAAGCAAGCTTGGTATTAATATAGATGAGCTTCTACTCTCTCAACCGGATACCGGTGAACAAGCACTTGAAATCGCTGAAGCTTTAGTACGAAGTGGTGCTGTAGATATTATTGTAATTGACTCTGTAGCGGCATTAGTACCTAAAGCAGAGATTGAAGGCGATATGGGTGATTCTCACGTGGGTCTTCAGGCTCGCTTGATGTCCCAAGCACTTCGTAAGCTGTCTGGTGCGATCAACAAGTCCAAAGTTATCGCGATTTTCATTAACCAGTTGCGTGAGAAAGTTGGCGTTATGTTTGGTAACCCAGAGACAACACCTGGTGGCCGTGCACTTAAGTTCTACTCATCAGTTCGACTAGACGTTCGTCGTGTGGAGACAATCAAACAGGGGAATGATATGGTTGGTAACCGCACAAGAATTAAAGTCGTTAAGAATAAAGTAGCTCCGCCGTTTAAACAAGCGGAAGTGGATATTATGTACGGTGAAGGAATTTCACGCGAAGGAAGTATTATTGATATCGGAACAGAGATGGATATCGTTAATAAAAGCGGAGCTTGGTATTCATATGAAGGTGAGCGTCTTGGTCAAGGTCGTGAGAATGCGAAGCAGTTTTTGAAAGAGAACAAAAGTATTTCAGAAACGATAGAATTAAGGATTCGTGAGAACAGTAATTTAATTAAAGTTGTCGCTCCTAATGTTGACGAGGAAGATGATGAATTAGAACCAGATTTCGAGTAA
- a CDS encoding regulatory protein RecX, producing MNSEEQQPLLIITKVEKQKRGNHRYNIFLNEEYAFSVHEDILIKHRLNKGETIQLQEIESITLDEEQNMAYIKAVSMIGRRPHSLSEVKRKLKEKGFEMSIITWACEKLVQQNYINDEEFAKMWTDNRIISQRKGRNLVRQELQQKGIDKELVKNAMETIDPEDEFAGAMRLGQTKWKQTSGKTMDRKRKTGAFLMRRGYTGSIVNKVLGVLSSESSDEEFEISDDSLDY from the coding sequence TTGAATAGTGAAGAGCAACAACCATTGTTAATCATCACCAAGGTTGAGAAACAGAAGCGCGGTAATCATCGCTATAATATATTTTTAAATGAAGAATATGCATTCTCCGTTCATGAAGACATTCTCATCAAGCATCGGTTAAATAAAGGGGAAACCATACAGCTACAAGAAATCGAAAGTATAACGCTTGATGAGGAACAGAATATGGCATATATAAAGGCCGTAAGCATGATAGGCAGACGACCACACTCATTAAGTGAAGTAAAACGTAAGCTGAAAGAGAAAGGCTTCGAAATGTCTATTATTACATGGGCATGTGAGAAGTTAGTCCAGCAAAATTATATTAATGATGAGGAATTTGCGAAAATGTGGACAGATAATCGCATTATTTCGCAGCGAAAAGGTCGGAATCTCGTACGACAAGAGCTTCAACAAAAAGGCATCGATAAAGAATTGGTCAAAAATGCCATGGAAACTATCGATCCTGAAGACGAGTTTGCGGGGGCAATGAGGTTGGGGCAAACGAAATGGAAGCAAACCTCAGGAAAGACCATGGATCGTAAAAGAAAGACGGGAGCTTTTCTTATGCGGAGAGGCTATACAGGCTCTATTGTTAACAAGGTTTTGGGGGTATTAAGCAGTGAATCGAGTGATGAGGAATTCGAAATCTCAGATGACTCGCTTGATTATTAA